A single window of Salvia splendens isolate huo1 chromosome 8, SspV2, whole genome shotgun sequence DNA harbors:
- the LOC121743398 gene encoding zinc finger CCCH domain-containing protein 37-like: protein MSNQLYGYTSSTYGAGAGAGAGSSSGGSIFNSRSAVDAYVPSDTSLLGTASRYLSADLLSSSSLLYNPESYSRIPGLSSTTPSHSYGPPGVDLGAKGVLTDPLYAGLKRTSAESLYHQTLLGAHNKIGQADAWYSSNPLVKRTRYGSTSHLPIYPQRPGEKDCAYYMQTRTCKFGESCKFDHPVWVPEGGIPDWKEVPLVPSEALPERPGEPDCPYFLKTQRCKFGVRCKFNHPKDSIQPAGAPEDGDVSALPERPSEPPCAFYVKTGKCKFGSTCKFHHPKGVQIQSIGEENINGLQNSMLGDNKAVQTSFAPALLHNSKGLPIRPGEEDCPFYLKTGSCKYGVTCRYNHPDRYVINPQAAIASSLLTSPSAHYNLGLVAPTVSLLPNFDPRLAQTTVGLTATIYPQLPGQQECDYYMKTGICKFGNNCKFHHPIDRSAPSASATESPQQNVKLTLAGLPRREGAINCPYYMKTGTCKYGATCKFDHPPPGEVMAAMATTSSAVAQVKQNGDV, encoded by the exons ATGTCGAACCAGCTCTACGGCTACACTTCCAGTACTTACGGAGCCGGCGCCGGTGCCGGTGCCGGCTCCAGCTCCGGCGGCAGCATCTTCAACTCTCGATCCGCTGTCGACGCCTACGTCCCATCCGACACCTCATTGCTCGGCACTGCTTCTAGGTACTTGAGCGCTGACCTACTCTCCTCTTCTTCACTGCTCTACAATCCGGAGAGCTACTCTAGGATCCCCGGCCTCTCCTCCACCACGCCCTCGCACTCGTATGGCCCACCTGGTGTCGATTTGGGGGCTAAAGGTGTCCTCACCGACCCGCTCTATGCTGGTTTGAAGCGTACTTCAGCTGAAT CACTCTATCACCAGACTCTTTTGGGTGCCCATAACAAGATTGGGCAAGCTGATGCTTGGTATTCGTCAAACCCTTTAGTCAAGCGAACTAGATATGGCAGTACGAGCCATTTGCCCATATACCCCCAGAGGCCCGGAGAGAAGGACTGTGCCTATTATATGCAAACAAGAACCTGTAAATTTGGAGAGAGCTGCAAGTTTGATCATCCGGTTTGGGTCCCAGAAGGGGGAATCCCTGATTGGAAAGAG GTCCCGTTGGTGCCGAGTGAAGCCCTTCCCGAGAGACCTGGAGAGCCAGATTGTCCT TACTTCTTGAAGACTCAAAGATGTAAGTTTGGTGTTAGATGCAAATTCAACCACCCTAAAGATAGCATCCAACCTGCA GGTGCTCCTGAGGATGGTGACGTCTCTGCCTTACCTGAGAGACCGTCAGAGCCTCCATGTGCT TTCTATGTGAAGACTGGAAAGTGTAAATTCGGTTCAACCTGCAAATTTCACCACCCCAAAGGAGTCCAGATTCAGTCGATTGGGGAAGAAAATATTAATGGGCTGCAGAATAGCATGCTTGGAGACAACAAGGCAGTGCAAACATCATTTGCCCCTGCTCTGTTGCACAACTCTAAGGGCCTTCCCATCAGACCG GGTGAAGAAGATtgcccattttatttgaaaactgGCAG CTGTAAGTATGGAGTGACATGCCGCTACAACCATCCAGACAGAtatg TGATCAATCCACAAgctgctattgcttcttctctTCTAACCTCACCGTCAGCCCATTACAATCTTGGTCTTGTTGCTCCGACAGTATCTCTGTTGCCAAATTTTGATCCAAGGCTCGCTCAGACAACG GTTGGCTTGACCGCAACTATTTACCCTCAACTACCTGGACAGCAGGAATGTGAT TATTACATGAAAACTGGCATATGCAAGTTTGGGAATAACTGCAAGTTTCACCATCCGATCGATCGGTCAGCACCCTCTGCATCAGCTACTGAGTCTCCACAGCAAAATGTGAAACTAACTCTTGCTGGCTTGCCAAGAAGAGAG GGTGCTATCAATTGCCCATATTACATGAAGACTGGAACATGCAAGTATGGGGCAACATGCAAGTTTGACCACCCACCTCCAGGAGAGGTGATGGCGGCCATGGCAACAACGTCTTCTGCAGTTGCTCAAGTCAAACAAAATGGTGATGTGTAA
- the LOC121746013 gene encoding protein MAIN-LIKE 1-like, whose protein sequence is METSNSSGQLIYGPEDPSVLYLQKKNISNKLLKDDSTQVFKVRRAESKTWDVDMYENVRYWLDLFGFKRVMDCGKSMKVDNELITALIERWRPETHIFHLPIGEVTVTLEDVQAIWGLRADGRVFTGRDHHVRYPDWPSKCRDLLG, encoded by the coding sequence ATGGAAACTTCAAATTCTAGCGGACAGTTAATATATGGACCTGAAGATCCGTCAGTGCTAtatcttcaaaaaaaaaacatttcaaataaactactGAAAGATGATTCAACACAAGTTTTCAAAGTTCGAAGGGCGGAAAGTAAGACATGGGATGTGGACATGTATGAGAATGTGAGGTATTGGCTTGACCTATTTGGTTTCAAACGCGTGATGGATTGTGGGAAGTCGATGAAGGTCGACAATGAGCTTATCACGGCTttgattgagcgttggaggccTGAGACGCACATTTTCCATCTACCAATTGGAGAGGTGACGGTGaccttggaagatgtgcaagcTATTTGGGGCTTGAGAGCGGATGGTCGCGTTTTCACAGGACGTGACCATCATGTCAGATATCCCGATTGGCCTAGCAAGTGCCGAGATTTGTTGGGATAG
- the LOC121743662 gene encoding sodium/hydrogen exchanger 6-like isoform X3: MEELRISSADPRGSPATEQQAAGVGILLQIMMLVLSFVIGHVLRRHRFYYLPEASASLLIGLIVGVLANVSNTENSIRSWFNFHEEFFFLFLLPPIIFQSGFSLQPKPFFSNFGAIVTFAIFGTFVASMVTGILVYLAGVSYLIYRLPFVECLMFGALISATDPVTVLSIFQELGTDVNLYALVFGESVLNDAMAISLYRTMSSVRSHMSSDQNLFMVVVRFLETFVGSMSAGVGVGFTSALLFKYAGLDIDNLQNLECCLFVLFPYFSYMLAEGLGLSGIVSILFTGIVMKHYTFSNLSDKSQKFVAAFFHLISSLAETFIFIYMGFDIAMEQHSWSHIGFIFFSILFIGIARAANVFSCAYLVNMARPSHRKISMKHQKALWYSGLRGAMAFALALQSVHDLPEGDGQTIFTATTSIVVLTVLLIGGSTGTMLEALEVVGDGHEIPLGESFDAHNGYIAPTYVGESSSGNRFKMKLSEFRKSTASFTELDKNYLTPFFTTQSGEDDEHDDIFSDNGRGSYD; the protein is encoded by the exons ATGGAAGAATTGCGCATATCTTCGGCCGATCCGAGGGGAAGTCCAGCTACGGAGCAGCAGGCCGCCGGCGTCGGAATTCTTCTGCAGATAATGATGCTCGTGTTATCGTTTGTTATCGGCCACGTTCTCCGCCGCCATCGCTTTTATTACCTCCCTGAAGCTAGTGCTTCCCTTTTAATCG GTTTGATCGTGGGAGTACTGGCCAATGTTTCCAACACGGAGAATAGCATTAG GTCATGGTTCAACTTCCACGAGGAGTTCTTTTTCTTGTTCTTGTTACCCCCAATTATATT TCAGTCAGGATTCAGTCTTCAGCCT AAACCATTTTTTTCTAACTTTGGCGCCATAGTCACCTTTGCAATTTTTGGAACTTTTGTTGCTTCCATGGTCACTGGCATTTTAGT ATACCTTGCCGGAGTATCATATCTCATCTACAGGCTTCCTTTTGTTGAATGTCTGATGTTTGGTGCGCTTATCTCAGCCACAGATCCTGTCACTGTTCTGTCTATATTTCAG GAGCTTGGTACAGATGTGAATCTGTATGCTTTGGTCTTTGGAGAATCTGTGCTAAATGATGCA ATGGCAATTTCTCTGTATAG AACAATGTCATCGGTGAGGAGTCACATGTCATCAGATCAGAACCTTTTCATGGTGGTGGTCAGATTTCTTGAGACTTTTGTTGGCTCAATGTCAGCAG GGGTTGGAGTTGGATTTACTTCTGCTTTG CTTTTCAAGTATGCTGGTCTGGATATCGATAA TCTTCAGAACTTGGAGTGCTGCTTATTTGttctttttccatatttttc ATACATGCTAGCCGAAGGACTTGGCCTCTCAGGCATCGTGTCAATATTATTCACTGGAATT GTTATGAAGCACTACACTTTCTCAAATTTGTCAGACAAATCTCAGAAATTTGTAGCTGCATTTTTCCATTTAATATCATCGTTGGCCGAGACGTTCAT ATTTATATATATGGGATTTGACATTGCCATGGAACAGCACAGCTGGTCTCATATTGGATTCATCTTTTTTTCAATT TTATTCATTGGAATTGCAAG GGCTGCAAATGTATTCTCATGTGCTTATTTGGTCAATATGGCTAGACCTTCTCATAGAAAAATATCAATGAAGCATCAGAAAGCACTTTGGTATAGTG GGCTCCGAGGGGCAATGGCATTTGCGCTTGCCCTGCAATCGGTTCATGATCTTCCAGAGGGTGACGGTCAGACTATATTCACTGCGACAACTTCAATTGTTGTTTTAACG GTTTTGCTGATAGGAGGTTCAACAGGAACCATGCTGGAAGCCTTGGAAGTTGTTGGTGATGGTCATGAGATCCCACTGGGTGAA AGCTTTGATGCACACAATGGCTACATAGCTCCTACTTATGTGGGGGAATCATCTTCTGGGAACCGGTTTAAGATGAAACTTAGTGAGTTCCGTAAAAG CACTGCATCTTTCACTGAACTTGATAAGAACTACCTCACCCCATTTTTTACCACTCAAAGTGGCGAAGATGATGAGCACG ATGATATATTTAGCGATAACGGAAGAGGAAGTTATGATTGA
- the LOC121743662 gene encoding sodium/hydrogen exchanger 6-like isoform X1, producing MEELRISSADPRGSPATEQQAAGVGILLQIMMLVLSFVIGHVLRRHRFYYLPEASASLLIGLIVGVLANVSNTENSIRSWFNFHEEFFFLFLLPPIIFQSGFSLQPKPFFSNFGAIVTFAIFGTFVASMVTGILVYLAGVSYLIYRLPFVECLMFGALISATDPVTVLSIFQELGTDVNLYALVFGESVLNDAMAISLYRTMSSVRSHMSSDQNLFMVVVRFLETFVGSMSAGVGVGFTSALLFKYAGLDIDNLQNLECCLFVLFPYFSYMLAEGLGLSGIVSILFTGIVMKHYTFSNLSDKSQKFVAAFFHLISSLAETFIFIYMGFDIAMEQHSWSHIGFIFFSILFIGIARAANVFSCAYLVNMARPSHRKISMKHQKALWYSGLRGAMAFALALQSVHDLPEGDGQTIFTATTSIVVLTVLLIGGSTGTMLEALEVVGDGHEIPLGESFDAHNGYIAPTYVGESSSGNRFKMKLSEFRKSTASFTELDKNYLTPFFTTQSGEDDEHVATAIAFFQRKANILLLCATMHAENFTGLCDLPLMVNERFWSFHSKPMLIVA from the exons ATGGAAGAATTGCGCATATCTTCGGCCGATCCGAGGGGAAGTCCAGCTACGGAGCAGCAGGCCGCCGGCGTCGGAATTCTTCTGCAGATAATGATGCTCGTGTTATCGTTTGTTATCGGCCACGTTCTCCGCCGCCATCGCTTTTATTACCTCCCTGAAGCTAGTGCTTCCCTTTTAATCG GTTTGATCGTGGGAGTACTGGCCAATGTTTCCAACACGGAGAATAGCATTAG GTCATGGTTCAACTTCCACGAGGAGTTCTTTTTCTTGTTCTTGTTACCCCCAATTATATT TCAGTCAGGATTCAGTCTTCAGCCT AAACCATTTTTTTCTAACTTTGGCGCCATAGTCACCTTTGCAATTTTTGGAACTTTTGTTGCTTCCATGGTCACTGGCATTTTAGT ATACCTTGCCGGAGTATCATATCTCATCTACAGGCTTCCTTTTGTTGAATGTCTGATGTTTGGTGCGCTTATCTCAGCCACAGATCCTGTCACTGTTCTGTCTATATTTCAG GAGCTTGGTACAGATGTGAATCTGTATGCTTTGGTCTTTGGAGAATCTGTGCTAAATGATGCA ATGGCAATTTCTCTGTATAG AACAATGTCATCGGTGAGGAGTCACATGTCATCAGATCAGAACCTTTTCATGGTGGTGGTCAGATTTCTTGAGACTTTTGTTGGCTCAATGTCAGCAG GGGTTGGAGTTGGATTTACTTCTGCTTTG CTTTTCAAGTATGCTGGTCTGGATATCGATAA TCTTCAGAACTTGGAGTGCTGCTTATTTGttctttttccatatttttc ATACATGCTAGCCGAAGGACTTGGCCTCTCAGGCATCGTGTCAATATTATTCACTGGAATT GTTATGAAGCACTACACTTTCTCAAATTTGTCAGACAAATCTCAGAAATTTGTAGCTGCATTTTTCCATTTAATATCATCGTTGGCCGAGACGTTCAT ATTTATATATATGGGATTTGACATTGCCATGGAACAGCACAGCTGGTCTCATATTGGATTCATCTTTTTTTCAATT TTATTCATTGGAATTGCAAG GGCTGCAAATGTATTCTCATGTGCTTATTTGGTCAATATGGCTAGACCTTCTCATAGAAAAATATCAATGAAGCATCAGAAAGCACTTTGGTATAGTG GGCTCCGAGGGGCAATGGCATTTGCGCTTGCCCTGCAATCGGTTCATGATCTTCCAGAGGGTGACGGTCAGACTATATTCACTGCGACAACTTCAATTGTTGTTTTAACG GTTTTGCTGATAGGAGGTTCAACAGGAACCATGCTGGAAGCCTTGGAAGTTGTTGGTGATGGTCATGAGATCCCACTGGGTGAA AGCTTTGATGCACACAATGGCTACATAGCTCCTACTTATGTGGGGGAATCATCTTCTGGGAACCGGTTTAAGATGAAACTTAGTGAGTTCCGTAAAAG CACTGCATCTTTCACTGAACTTGATAAGAACTACCTCACCCCATTTTTTACCACTCAAAGTGGCGAAGATGATGAGCACG TGGCCACTGCAATTGCTTTCTTTCAGCGAAAAGCAAATATACTACTGCTATGTGCTACTATGCATGCTGAAAATTTTACTGGTCTATGTGATCTACCCTTGATGGTGAATGAGCGTTTTTGGTCTTTTCATTCAAAACCTATGCTAATCGTGGCTTGA
- the LOC121743662 gene encoding sodium/hydrogen exchanger 6-like isoform X2 codes for MEELRISSADPRGSPATEQQAAGVGILLQIMMLVLSFVIGHVLRRHRFYYLPEASASLLIGLIVGVLANVSNTENSIRSWFNFHEEFFFLFLLPPIIFQSGFSLQPKPFFSNFGAIVTFAIFGTFVASMVTGILVYLAGVSYLIYRLPFVECLMFGALISATDPVTVLSIFQELGTDVNLYALVFGESVLNDAMAISLYRTMSSVRSHMSSDQNLFMVVVRFLETFVGSMSAGVGVGFTSALLFNLQNLECCLFVLFPYFSYMLAEGLGLSGIVSILFTGIVMKHYTFSNLSDKSQKFVAAFFHLISSLAETFIFIYMGFDIAMEQHSWSHIGFIFFSILFIGIARAANVFSCAYLVNMARPSHRKISMKHQKALWYSGLRGAMAFALALQSVHDLPEGDGQTIFTATTSIVVLTVLLIGGSTGTMLEALEVVGDGHEIPLGESFDAHNGYIAPTYVGESSSGNRFKMKLSEFRKSTASFTELDKNYLTPFFTTQSGEDDEHVATAIAFFQRKANILLLCATMHAENFTGLCDLPLMVNERFWSFHSKPMLIVA; via the exons ATGGAAGAATTGCGCATATCTTCGGCCGATCCGAGGGGAAGTCCAGCTACGGAGCAGCAGGCCGCCGGCGTCGGAATTCTTCTGCAGATAATGATGCTCGTGTTATCGTTTGTTATCGGCCACGTTCTCCGCCGCCATCGCTTTTATTACCTCCCTGAAGCTAGTGCTTCCCTTTTAATCG GTTTGATCGTGGGAGTACTGGCCAATGTTTCCAACACGGAGAATAGCATTAG GTCATGGTTCAACTTCCACGAGGAGTTCTTTTTCTTGTTCTTGTTACCCCCAATTATATT TCAGTCAGGATTCAGTCTTCAGCCT AAACCATTTTTTTCTAACTTTGGCGCCATAGTCACCTTTGCAATTTTTGGAACTTTTGTTGCTTCCATGGTCACTGGCATTTTAGT ATACCTTGCCGGAGTATCATATCTCATCTACAGGCTTCCTTTTGTTGAATGTCTGATGTTTGGTGCGCTTATCTCAGCCACAGATCCTGTCACTGTTCTGTCTATATTTCAG GAGCTTGGTACAGATGTGAATCTGTATGCTTTGGTCTTTGGAGAATCTGTGCTAAATGATGCA ATGGCAATTTCTCTGTATAG AACAATGTCATCGGTGAGGAGTCACATGTCATCAGATCAGAACCTTTTCATGGTGGTGGTCAGATTTCTTGAGACTTTTGTTGGCTCAATGTCAGCAG GGGTTGGAGTTGGATTTACTTCTGCTTTG CTTTTCAA TCTTCAGAACTTGGAGTGCTGCTTATTTGttctttttccatatttttc ATACATGCTAGCCGAAGGACTTGGCCTCTCAGGCATCGTGTCAATATTATTCACTGGAATT GTTATGAAGCACTACACTTTCTCAAATTTGTCAGACAAATCTCAGAAATTTGTAGCTGCATTTTTCCATTTAATATCATCGTTGGCCGAGACGTTCAT ATTTATATATATGGGATTTGACATTGCCATGGAACAGCACAGCTGGTCTCATATTGGATTCATCTTTTTTTCAATT TTATTCATTGGAATTGCAAG GGCTGCAAATGTATTCTCATGTGCTTATTTGGTCAATATGGCTAGACCTTCTCATAGAAAAATATCAATGAAGCATCAGAAAGCACTTTGGTATAGTG GGCTCCGAGGGGCAATGGCATTTGCGCTTGCCCTGCAATCGGTTCATGATCTTCCAGAGGGTGACGGTCAGACTATATTCACTGCGACAACTTCAATTGTTGTTTTAACG GTTTTGCTGATAGGAGGTTCAACAGGAACCATGCTGGAAGCCTTGGAAGTTGTTGGTGATGGTCATGAGATCCCACTGGGTGAA AGCTTTGATGCACACAATGGCTACATAGCTCCTACTTATGTGGGGGAATCATCTTCTGGGAACCGGTTTAAGATGAAACTTAGTGAGTTCCGTAAAAG CACTGCATCTTTCACTGAACTTGATAAGAACTACCTCACCCCATTTTTTACCACTCAAAGTGGCGAAGATGATGAGCACG TGGCCACTGCAATTGCTTTCTTTCAGCGAAAAGCAAATATACTACTGCTATGTGCTACTATGCATGCTGAAAATTTTACTGGTCTATGTGATCTACCCTTGATGGTGAATGAGCGTTTTTGGTCTTTTCATTCAAAACCTATGCTAATCGTGGCTTGA
- the LOC121743662 gene encoding sodium/hydrogen exchanger 6-like isoform X4 has protein sequence MFPTRRIALGHGSTSTRSSFSCSCYPQLYFSQDSVFSLYLAGVSYLIYRLPFVECLMFGALISATDPVTVLSIFQELGTDVNLYALVFGESVLNDAMAISLYRTMSSVRSHMSSDQNLFMVVVRFLETFVGSMSAGVGVGFTSALLFKYAGLDIDNLQNLECCLFVLFPYFSYMLAEGLGLSGIVSILFTGIVMKHYTFSNLSDKSQKFVAAFFHLISSLAETFIFIYMGFDIAMEQHSWSHIGFIFFSILFIGIARAANVFSCAYLVNMARPSHRKISMKHQKALWYSGLRGAMAFALALQSVHDLPEGDGQTIFTATTSIVVLTVLLIGGSTGTMLEALEVVGDGHEIPLGESFDAHNGYIAPTYVGESSSGNRFKMKLSEFRKSTASFTELDKNYLTPFFTTQSGEDDEHVATAIAFFQRKANILLLCATMHAENFTGLCDLPLMVNERFWSFHSKPMLIVA, from the exons ATGTTTCCAACACGGAGAATAGCATTAG GTCATGGTTCAACTTCCACGAGGAGTTCTTTTTCTTGTTCTTGTTACCCCCAATTATATT TCAGTCAGGATTCAGTCTTCAGCCT ATACCTTGCCGGAGTATCATATCTCATCTACAGGCTTCCTTTTGTTGAATGTCTGATGTTTGGTGCGCTTATCTCAGCCACAGATCCTGTCACTGTTCTGTCTATATTTCAG GAGCTTGGTACAGATGTGAATCTGTATGCTTTGGTCTTTGGAGAATCTGTGCTAAATGATGCA ATGGCAATTTCTCTGTATAG AACAATGTCATCGGTGAGGAGTCACATGTCATCAGATCAGAACCTTTTCATGGTGGTGGTCAGATTTCTTGAGACTTTTGTTGGCTCAATGTCAGCAG GGGTTGGAGTTGGATTTACTTCTGCTTTG CTTTTCAAGTATGCTGGTCTGGATATCGATAA TCTTCAGAACTTGGAGTGCTGCTTATTTGttctttttccatatttttc ATACATGCTAGCCGAAGGACTTGGCCTCTCAGGCATCGTGTCAATATTATTCACTGGAATT GTTATGAAGCACTACACTTTCTCAAATTTGTCAGACAAATCTCAGAAATTTGTAGCTGCATTTTTCCATTTAATATCATCGTTGGCCGAGACGTTCAT ATTTATATATATGGGATTTGACATTGCCATGGAACAGCACAGCTGGTCTCATATTGGATTCATCTTTTTTTCAATT TTATTCATTGGAATTGCAAG GGCTGCAAATGTATTCTCATGTGCTTATTTGGTCAATATGGCTAGACCTTCTCATAGAAAAATATCAATGAAGCATCAGAAAGCACTTTGGTATAGTG GGCTCCGAGGGGCAATGGCATTTGCGCTTGCCCTGCAATCGGTTCATGATCTTCCAGAGGGTGACGGTCAGACTATATTCACTGCGACAACTTCAATTGTTGTTTTAACG GTTTTGCTGATAGGAGGTTCAACAGGAACCATGCTGGAAGCCTTGGAAGTTGTTGGTGATGGTCATGAGATCCCACTGGGTGAA AGCTTTGATGCACACAATGGCTACATAGCTCCTACTTATGTGGGGGAATCATCTTCTGGGAACCGGTTTAAGATGAAACTTAGTGAGTTCCGTAAAAG CACTGCATCTTTCACTGAACTTGATAAGAACTACCTCACCCCATTTTTTACCACTCAAAGTGGCGAAGATGATGAGCACG TGGCCACTGCAATTGCTTTCTTTCAGCGAAAAGCAAATATACTACTGCTATGTGCTACTATGCATGCTGAAAATTTTACTGGTCTATGTGATCTACCCTTGATGGTGAATGAGCGTTTTTGGTCTTTTCATTCAAAACCTATGCTAATCGTGGCTTGA
- the LOC121743662 gene encoding sodium/hydrogen exchanger 6-like isoform X5: protein MVTGILVYLAGVSYLIYRLPFVECLMFGALISATDPVTVLSIFQELGTDVNLYALVFGESVLNDAMAISLYRTMSSVRSHMSSDQNLFMVVVRFLETFVGSMSAGVGVGFTSALLFKYAGLDIDNLQNLECCLFVLFPYFSYMLAEGLGLSGIVSILFTGIVMKHYTFSNLSDKSQKFVAAFFHLISSLAETFIFIYMGFDIAMEQHSWSHIGFIFFSILFIGIARAANVFSCAYLVNMARPSHRKISMKHQKALWYSGLRGAMAFALALQSVHDLPEGDGQTIFTATTSIVVLTVLLIGGSTGTMLEALEVVGDGHEIPLGESFDAHNGYIAPTYVGESSSGNRFKMKLSEFRKSTASFTELDKNYLTPFFTTQSGEDDEHVATAIAFFQRKANILLLCATMHAENFTGLCDLPLMVNERFWSFHSKPMLIVA, encoded by the exons ATGGTCACTGGCATTTTAGT ATACCTTGCCGGAGTATCATATCTCATCTACAGGCTTCCTTTTGTTGAATGTCTGATGTTTGGTGCGCTTATCTCAGCCACAGATCCTGTCACTGTTCTGTCTATATTTCAG GAGCTTGGTACAGATGTGAATCTGTATGCTTTGGTCTTTGGAGAATCTGTGCTAAATGATGCA ATGGCAATTTCTCTGTATAG AACAATGTCATCGGTGAGGAGTCACATGTCATCAGATCAGAACCTTTTCATGGTGGTGGTCAGATTTCTTGAGACTTTTGTTGGCTCAATGTCAGCAG GGGTTGGAGTTGGATTTACTTCTGCTTTG CTTTTCAAGTATGCTGGTCTGGATATCGATAA TCTTCAGAACTTGGAGTGCTGCTTATTTGttctttttccatatttttc ATACATGCTAGCCGAAGGACTTGGCCTCTCAGGCATCGTGTCAATATTATTCACTGGAATT GTTATGAAGCACTACACTTTCTCAAATTTGTCAGACAAATCTCAGAAATTTGTAGCTGCATTTTTCCATTTAATATCATCGTTGGCCGAGACGTTCAT ATTTATATATATGGGATTTGACATTGCCATGGAACAGCACAGCTGGTCTCATATTGGATTCATCTTTTTTTCAATT TTATTCATTGGAATTGCAAG GGCTGCAAATGTATTCTCATGTGCTTATTTGGTCAATATGGCTAGACCTTCTCATAGAAAAATATCAATGAAGCATCAGAAAGCACTTTGGTATAGTG GGCTCCGAGGGGCAATGGCATTTGCGCTTGCCCTGCAATCGGTTCATGATCTTCCAGAGGGTGACGGTCAGACTATATTCACTGCGACAACTTCAATTGTTGTTTTAACG GTTTTGCTGATAGGAGGTTCAACAGGAACCATGCTGGAAGCCTTGGAAGTTGTTGGTGATGGTCATGAGATCCCACTGGGTGAA AGCTTTGATGCACACAATGGCTACATAGCTCCTACTTATGTGGGGGAATCATCTTCTGGGAACCGGTTTAAGATGAAACTTAGTGAGTTCCGTAAAAG CACTGCATCTTTCACTGAACTTGATAAGAACTACCTCACCCCATTTTTTACCACTCAAAGTGGCGAAGATGATGAGCACG TGGCCACTGCAATTGCTTTCTTTCAGCGAAAAGCAAATATACTACTGCTATGTGCTACTATGCATGCTGAAAATTTTACTGGTCTATGTGATCTACCCTTGATGGTGAATGAGCGTTTTTGGTCTTTTCATTCAAAACCTATGCTAATCGTGGCTTGA